From the genome of Campylobacter sp. MIT 99-7217, one region includes:
- the rnhA gene encoding ribonuclease HI — MKKIEIYTDGSCLKNPGFGGWAYILRYKNNEKEGFGAQADTTNNQMELRAIIEALKALKEPCEISLFTDSNLMVQSINEWLEGWIKKDFKGKKNVSLWKEYLEAAKTHHIKAFWIKAHNGHDENERCDFLARTAALNLAKTKENE; from the coding sequence ATGAAAAAAATTGAAATTTATACAGACGGCTCTTGTCTTAAAAATCCGGGTTTTGGAGGCTGGGCTTATATCTTGCGTTATAAAAACAACGAAAAAGAAGGCTTTGGCGCACAAGCTGATACGACAAATAACCAAATGGAACTTCGTGCTATCATAGAGGCTTTAAAAGCCTTGAAAGAACCTTGCGAAATTTCACTTTTTACGGACTCAAATTTAATGGTGCAAAGTATCAATGAATGGCTTGAAGGCTGGATAAAAAAGGATTTTAAGGGCAAAAAAAATGTTTCTTTATGGAAAGAATACCTAGAAGCTGCCAAAACACACCATATCAAAGCTTTTTGGATAAAAGCACACAACGGACATGATGAAAATGAAAGGTGTGATTTTTTAGCAAGAACTGCGGCTTTAAATTTAGCCAAAACAAAGGAAAATGAATGA
- a CDS encoding V-type ATPase 116kDa subunit family protein, whose product MKNLLATLFGFVILNFIIYAAQELYHYNDVKKCEAMENEMEILKEQIEKYELLADKYKKIDEISYNQYSRLIDEYNELAKDYNELAKSAYSRWWLLPIPIGHKAF is encoded by the coding sequence ATGAAAAATTTACTTGCTACGCTTTTTGGCTTTGTCATTCTTAATTTTATTATTTATGCAGCTCAAGAGCTTTATCATTATAATGATGTGAAAAAATGCGAAGCAATGGAAAATGAAATGGAAATTTTAAAAGAACAGATAGAAAAATACGAACTTTTAGCGGACAAATACAAAAAAATCGATGAGATAAGTTATAATCAATACTCAAGGCTTATTGATGAATACAACGAACTTGCAAAAGATTATAACGAACTAGCTAAAAGTGCGTATTCTAGGTGGTGGCTTTTGCCTATACCTATAGGACATAAAGCCTTTTAA
- the trxA gene encoding thioredoxin produces MGKYIELTKANFDEAKSGVALVDFWAPWCGPCRMLAPFIDELANDFDGKAKICKVNTDEESELGAEYGVRSIPTLIFLKDGQVVDQLVGAQSKQAITDKLNSLL; encoded by the coding sequence ATGGGAAAATACATAGAACTAACAAAAGCAAATTTTGACGAAGCTAAAAGCGGTGTGGCTTTAGTTGATTTTTGGGCGCCTTGGTGCGGACCTTGCAGAATGCTTGCTCCGTTTATCGATGAGCTTGCAAATGACTTTGATGGCAAGGCTAAAATTTGCAAGGTCAATACAGATGAAGAAAGCGAACTTGGTGCTGAATATGGCGTAAGAAGCATTCCTACTCTTATCTTTTTAAAAGATGGACAAGTTGTTGATCAATTAGTTGGTGCTCAAAGCAAGCAAGCTATCACTGATAAGCTCAACTCTTTGCTATAA
- the rnc gene encoding ribonuclease III, translating into MKDFSLLEKNINYKFKDKELLTRALTHKSMKKPYSNERLEFLGDAVLDLIVGEFLFHKFKHQNEGDLSKLRAALVNEKSFTQIANNLCLGDFIFMSNAEENNGGRTKASILSDCFEAIIAAIYLEAGFLKVKEIILDLLEKNFPQIDAHHLLKDYKTKLQEHTQALMAGTPDYELVRAFGPDHQKQFEIALKINGKEMARAIANSKKEAQQECAKITLEKLGVL; encoded by the coding sequence ATGAAAGATTTTAGCCTGCTTGAAAAAAATATAAACTATAAATTTAAAGACAAAGAGCTTTTAACTAGAGCTTTGACGCACAAAAGTATGAAAAAACCTTACAGCAACGAAAGGCTTGAGTTTTTAGGCGATGCGGTTTTAGATCTCATCGTGGGGGAGTTTTTGTTTCATAAATTTAAACACCAAAATGAGGGCGATTTATCCAAGCTAAGAGCTGCACTTGTAAATGAAAAATCTTTCACGCAAATAGCTAATAATCTTTGCTTAGGGGATTTTATCTTTATGTCAAATGCTGAGGAAAATAATGGAGGAAGAACGAAAGCTTCTATACTTTCTGATTGTTTTGAAGCCATTATCGCAGCCATTTACCTAGAGGCTGGCTTTTTAAAAGTAAAAGAGATCATCTTAGACTTGCTTGAGAAAAATTTTCCTCAAATTGACGCTCATCACTTGCTAAAAGATTATAAAACAAAACTTCAAGAACACACCCAAGCTCTTATGGCTGGAACGCCTGATTATGAGCTTGTGCGTGCTTTTGGACCTGATCATCAAAAACAATTTGAAATCGCACTAAAAATCAATGGCAAAGAAATGGCAAGGGCTATTGCAAATAGCAAAAAAGAAGCACAACAAGAATGTGCTAAAATCACACTTGAAAAGTTAGGAGTTTTATGA
- the dnaG gene encoding DNA primase — translation MISKRSIEELRSKADIVDVISHFVEVRKQGASFVCVCPFHDDKNPSMHINQIKGFYHCFACKAGGDVFKFVQDIERSSFSEAVEKVASWSNFSLVYTSEKKEDTRSFLHILPLLNAFYKSQLVKHQEALRYLYARNLDDEDIKKFELGFAPSNEETLRLLRNENIDFKDALEVGAIKQKNPHEVYASFIQRISFPIYDHKGLLIGFGGRTLNAENMAKYVNSPQSRLFDKSRILYAFHLAKDEIIKKKEMIICEGYMDAIAFHKAGLKNAVAVLGTALTKDHLPLIKRLESKVILCFDSDEAGLNAALRSAHLLSLHKIDGKVVILKGGKDPAELVSSGQSKALFDMLDMGIELGEFFIRQSLSKMSLNTALEKQNALELIQKYTFLLEPLVAQTYTSLVANLLGVESNFIKLVQKQKSSPKLLSSKPEKINLEKLNLAEFEIFKFLYENKSYQQFFLQISDTACFKHKNTLEKVLDQAGIEDSLIREMLEFESIQALKTRTQFFLAICKINLGFLNRISNLSFSLGLKKQMYIFLDKNSDKMRKKFNEEEEFLTFFLQSLIFIKQEKDESKLSEIWRRFQKYDFDLSINENF, via the coding sequence ATGATTTCAAAAAGAAGTATAGAAGAGCTAAGATCAAAGGCTGACATCGTTGATGTGATTTCTCATTTTGTGGAAGTGAGAAAGCAAGGTGCAAGCTTTGTTTGCGTGTGTCCCTTTCATGATGATAAAAATCCAAGCATGCATATTAATCAGATCAAAGGCTTTTATCATTGCTTTGCTTGTAAAGCAGGCGGTGATGTTTTTAAATTTGTCCAAGATATAGAGCGAAGTTCTTTTTCTGAAGCTGTGGAAAAAGTGGCTTCATGGAGTAATTTTTCCCTTGTTTATACAAGCGAAAAAAAAGAAGACACAAGGTCCTTTTTACATATCTTGCCCCTACTTAATGCCTTTTATAAATCCCAGCTTGTCAAACACCAAGAAGCTTTGAGGTATTTATATGCAAGAAATTTAGATGATGAGGACATAAAAAAATTTGAGCTAGGTTTTGCTCCAAGCAACGAAGAAACTCTAAGACTTTTAAGAAATGAAAATATAGATTTTAAAGATGCCCTTGAAGTAGGAGCGATCAAGCAAAAAAATCCTCATGAAGTGTATGCTAGCTTTATACAAAGAATTTCTTTTCCCATTTACGATCATAAGGGCTTGCTGATAGGCTTTGGAGGTAGGACTTTAAATGCTGAAAATATGGCTAAGTATGTAAATTCTCCACAAAGCCGTCTTTTTGATAAATCTCGCATTTTATACGCCTTTCATCTTGCTAAAGATGAGATCATCAAAAAAAAAGAAATGATCATTTGCGAAGGCTATATGGACGCTATTGCCTTTCATAAAGCTGGACTTAAAAACGCCGTAGCTGTGCTTGGAACAGCTCTTACTAAGGATCATTTACCTCTTATCAAAAGGCTTGAAAGCAAGGTCATACTTTGCTTTGATAGCGATGAAGCAGGGCTTAATGCTGCCTTAAGATCAGCTCATTTGCTAAGTCTTCATAAGATCGATGGCAAGGTTGTGATCTTAAAGGGCGGAAAAGATCCAGCCGAGCTTGTAAGCAGTGGGCAAAGCAAGGCTTTGTTTGATATGCTTGATATGGGTATAGAGCTTGGAGAGTTTTTTATAAGGCAAAGTCTTTCTAAGATGAGCTTAAATACAGCTCTTGAAAAGCAAAATGCCCTTGAGCTTATCCAAAAATACACCTTTTTGCTCGAACCCCTTGTAGCGCAAACTTATACGAGCTTGGTTGCAAATTTACTTGGCGTTGAATCAAATTTCATCAAGCTAGTACAAAAACAAAAATCAAGCCCCAAGCTTTTAAGCTCAAAGCCTGAAAAAATAAATTTAGAAAAGCTCAATCTAGCCGAGTTTGAAATTTTTAAATTCTTATACGAAAACAAAAGCTATCAACAATTTTTTTTACAAATCAGCGATACTGCTTGCTTTAAACATAAAAATACCTTAGAAAAGGTGCTTGATCAAGCTGGGATTGAAGATAGTTTGATACGAGAAATGCTTGAGTTTGAAAGCATACAGGCTTTAAAAACAAGAACGCAGTTTTTTCTAGCTATTTGCAAGATCAATCTTGGCTTTTTAAATAGAATTTCAAATTTAAGCTTTAGCTTGGGACTTAAAAAACAAATGTATATTTTTTTGGATAAAAACAGCGACAAAATGAGAAAAAAATTCAATGAAGAAGAGGAGTTTTTAACCTTTTTTCTTCAAAGCCTCATTTTTATCAAGCAAGAAAAAGATGAATCAAAGCTAAGTGAAATTTGGCGGCGTTTTCAAAAATATGATTTTGATCTTAGTATAAATGAGAATTTTTAG
- a CDS encoding metallophosphoesterase, giving the protein MRTLVILRGNYFYGQEEFIAQNKLEDYLLDLDHLRFLANGYHYLSNGFKSLNYSSISVVLQSLFDFLQMRMQKGEFCVVHSYILNNSLLKRYKDLCDKYRYQFYIIDFQGSLEQTRHINLQRAQTSGVFIPEQVLYEVDRRLREERIPKKYKILDPENFETILYQIHDLSSYKKIHHIGDIQGCFSVLKKAIPSIRKDEFYIFLGDYLDRGIENGKVLKWLLKIKDLPNVVFLEGNHERHLIQWARGENSNSKEFNENTIKDLKKEKLAPKDARSFYPLLKECFYYKFHEKKVFCSHGGLNYFPKEARYLSFIPSHELIMGVGGYEESKIVAEQFCLNTDTQTYELFGHRNRLKLPIKIADRVFLCEGKVDAGGHLRIVSLNKNGFEGIEVKNNVYKK; this is encoded by the coding sequence TTGCGTACTTTAGTTATTTTGAGGGGAAATTATTTTTATGGGCAAGAGGAATTTATCGCTCAAAATAAGCTTGAGGACTATCTTTTAGACCTTGATCACTTACGATTTTTAGCAAACGGCTATCATTACTTAAGTAATGGTTTTAAAAGCTTGAATTATTCAAGTATTAGTGTAGTTTTGCAAAGTTTATTTGATTTTTTGCAAATGCGTATGCAAAAGGGCGAGTTTTGTGTCGTTCATTCTTATATACTAAATAATTCTCTTTTAAAAAGATATAAAGACTTGTGCGATAAGTATAGGTATCAGTTTTATATTATTGATTTTCAAGGCTCTTTAGAACAAACACGGCACATAAATTTACAACGCGCCCAAACAAGTGGTGTTTTTATCCCTGAGCAAGTCTTATATGAAGTTGATCGTAGACTTAGGGAGGAGAGAATTCCAAAAAAATACAAGATTTTAGATCCTGAAAATTTTGAAACTATATTGTATCAAATTCATGATCTTAGTTCTTACAAAAAAATTCATCATATAGGCGATATTCAAGGTTGTTTCAGCGTTTTGAAAAAGGCTATTCCAAGTATTAGAAAAGATGAATTTTATATATTTTTGGGCGATTATCTTGATAGAGGTATTGAAAATGGTAAGGTTTTAAAATGGCTTTTAAAGATCAAGGATTTGCCAAATGTTGTTTTTCTCGAGGGAAATCACGAAAGACATTTGATACAATGGGCAAGAGGAGAAAACTCAAACTCAAAAGAATTTAATGAAAACACTATCAAAGATTTAAAAAAAGAAAAGCTTGCTCCAAAAGACGCACGATCTTTTTATCCCTTACTTAAGGAATGCTTTTATTATAAATTTCATGAAAAAAAGGTCTTTTGCTCGCATGGAGGGTTGAATTATTTTCCAAAAGAGGCTAGATATCTTAGTTTTATACCAAGTCATGAGTTGATCATGGGCGTTGGAGGCTATGAAGAAAGTAAGATTGTTGCTGAGCAGTTTTGTTTAAATACGGATACGCAAACTTATGAACTTTTTGGTCATAGAAACCGCTTAAAACTTCCTATCAAAATCGCTGATAGGGTATTTTTATGCGAGGGAAAAGTTGATGCTGGAGGACATTTGCGTATAGTGAGCTTAAATAAAAATGGCTTTGAGGGCATAGAGGTAAAAAATAATGTATATAAAAAATGA
- a CDS encoding homoserine dehydrogenase has product MQKELKIALLGYGVVGSAVAKALIENEKIIKARCGVSIKPVIALAKSKKPNALVPISTDIEEVINRDDIDIFAELMGGIETPFEIVSKLLKRKKAVVTANKAMLAYHRYELEALAKDSFLGYEASVAGGIPIIKILKEGLSANNILSLKAILNGTSNFILSAMSKGGVNFKDTLQKAQNLGYAEADPSFDIKGFDAAHKLLILASIAYGVRAKPEDILIQGIDEIGAEDMYFASEFDYTIKLLGIAKAQKDKVELRVHPCLIPKDEMLAKVNGVMNAISVGGDMLEESLYYGAGAGGNATASAVISDLMEFARTNKQKSVLGFVSELSYTLVPKDEICTKYYLRLKVEDKIGVLSKITQLMSENAISIDSFLQKPKQDEIYSTLFFTTHHTFEKSVQNFLAILKKQEFMKAEPFMIRIEQ; this is encoded by the coding sequence ATGCAAAAAGAACTAAAAATCGCCCTTTTAGGCTATGGAGTCGTAGGAAGTGCCGTTGCTAAGGCACTGATAGAAAATGAAAAGATCATCAAGGCTAGATGTGGAGTGAGCATAAAGCCTGTGATAGCTCTTGCCAAAAGCAAGAAGCCAAATGCTTTAGTTCCCATAAGCACGGATATAGAAGAGGTGATAAACCGAGATGACATAGACATTTTTGCTGAGCTTATGGGAGGCATTGAAACGCCTTTTGAGATAGTAAGTAAGCTTTTAAAGCGTAAAAAAGCCGTCGTAACAGCAAACAAAGCCATGCTAGCCTATCATCGCTACGAGCTTGAAGCCTTAGCAAAGGATAGTTTTTTAGGCTATGAAGCAAGCGTTGCAGGTGGCATTCCTATCATCAAGATCTTAAAAGAAGGGCTAAGTGCGAACAATATCCTAAGCCTAAAAGCCATACTCAATGGCACAAGCAACTTCATCTTAAGTGCGATGAGTAAAGGTGGGGTAAATTTCAAAGACACACTTCAAAAAGCACAAAACCTAGGCTATGCTGAGGCTGATCCAAGCTTTGATATAAAGGGCTTTGACGCTGCACACAAGCTTTTGATCCTTGCAAGTATAGCTTATGGGGTTAGGGCAAAGCCTGAGGATATTTTGATACAAGGTATCGATGAAATCGGGGCTGAGGATATGTATTTTGCAAGTGAATTTGACTATACGATCAAGCTTTTGGGCATAGCTAAGGCACAAAAAGACAAGGTCGAACTTCGCGTTCATCCTTGCTTGATCCCTAAAGATGAAATGCTTGCAAAGGTAAATGGCGTGATGAATGCGATCAGTGTTGGCGGGGATATGCTTGAAGAAAGCCTTTATTATGGTGCTGGAGCTGGGGGAAATGCCACGGCAAGTGCTGTAATAAGCGATCTTATGGAATTTGCAAGGACAAACAAGCAAAAATCAGTGCTTGGCTTTGTTAGTGAGCTTTCTTATACCTTAGTGCCAAAAGATGAAATTTGCACAAAGTATTATCTAAGGCTAAAGGTGGAGGATAAGATCGGCGTTTTATCTAAGATCACGCAGCTTATGAGCGAAAATGCTATATCAATCGATAGCTTTTTACAAAAGCCAAAACAAGATGAAATTTACAGCACCTTGTTTTTTACCACACATCACACCTTTGAAAAAAGCGTTCAAAATTTCCTTGCAATTCTAAAAAAACAAGAATTTATGAAAGCTGAGCCTTTTATGATACGCATTGAGCAGTAA
- the queF gene encoding preQ(1) synthase, whose product MRYGEKEIKEFDIEKDLELWENKAENDYIIKITLPEFACLCPRSGYPDFATLHLEYIPDKWVVELKAIKIYINSFMYKNISHEASINEIYSVLKDKLKPKWIKLVGEFNPRGNVHTSIECRSDLVVPR is encoded by the coding sequence ATGCGTTATGGGGAAAAAGAGATTAAAGAATTTGACATAGAAAAGGATTTAGAGCTTTGGGAAAATAAGGCTGAAAATGATTATATCATCAAAATTACCCTGCCTGAGTTTGCTTGTTTATGTCCTAGAAGTGGCTATCCTGACTTTGCGACGCTTCATCTTGAGTATATCCCTGATAAATGGGTGGTTGAGTTAAAGGCGATTAAAATTTATATCAATTCTTTCATGTATAAAAATATCAGCCATGAAGCAAGTATAAATGAAATTTATTCTGTTTTAAAAGATAAATTAAAGCCAAAATGGATAAAGCTTGTGGGTGAATTTAATCCGCGTGGAAATGTGCATACTAGCATAGAATGTAGAAGCGATCTAGTCGTTCCAAGATAA
- a CDS encoding YraN family protein — translation MGLKEYLSGILGEDKACKFLKQNKFEILERNFHSKFGEIDIIAKKDEILHFIEVKFTQNDYEVSERLDAKKYEKLLKTIDFYMLKHGFKWDFQLDLICIEKNRIDFRENITF, via the coding sequence ATGGGACTTAAAGAGTATTTGAGTGGAATTTTGGGCGAGGATAAGGCTTGTAAGTTTTTAAAGCAGAACAAATTTGAGATCTTGGAGAGGAATTTTCATTCTAAATTTGGAGAAATTGATATCATCGCTAAAAAAGATGAAATTTTGCATTTCATAGAAGTAAAATTTACGCAAAATGACTATGAAGTTAGCGAGCGTTTGGACGCAAAAAAGTATGAAAAACTTTTAAAGACTATTGATTTTTACATGCTAAAACACGGCTTTAAGTGGGATTTTCAGCTTGATTTGATCTGTATAGAAAAAAATAGGATAGATTTTAGAGAAAATATCACTTTTTAA
- a CDS encoding LL-diaminopimelate aminotransferase: MFDEIRFNTIERLPNYVFAEVNAIKMAARRAGEDIIDFSMGNPDGKTPQHIIDKLCESANKDKTSGYSVSAGIFKLRLAACNWYKRKYGVELDPESEVVATMGSKEGFVNLARAVINPGDVAIVPTPAYPIHTQAFIIAGGNVTKMGLEYNDKFELDENAFFETLSKTLNESIPRAKFVVVNFPHNPTTITAEKSFYERLVALAKKERFYIISDIAYADLTFEDYKTPSILEIEGAKDVAVETYTLSKSYNMAGWRVGFVAGNKRLVAALKKIKSWFDYGMYTPIQVAATIALDGPQECVEDIRSTYAKRLDVLLDAFDNAGWSLKKPRASMFVWAKLPPSKMHLKSLEFSKQLLQKASVAVSPGLGFGEAGDEYVRIALIENENRIRQAARNIKKYLKE; encoded by the coding sequence ATGTTTGATGAAATTCGTTTTAATACCATAGAAAGACTTCCAAACTATGTTTTCGCAGAAGTAAATGCGATCAAAATGGCTGCTAGAAGAGCAGGCGAGGATATCATAGACTTTTCTATGGGAAATCCTGACGGCAAAACGCCTCAACACATCATCGACAAACTTTGCGAAAGTGCGAACAAAGACAAAACTTCCGGGTATTCTGTCTCGGCTGGGATTTTTAAGCTCCGCCTTGCAGCTTGTAATTGGTATAAAAGAAAATACGGCGTCGAGCTTGATCCTGAAAGCGAAGTGGTGGCGACTATGGGAAGCAAGGAAGGCTTTGTAAATTTAGCAAGAGCTGTTATAAATCCCGGCGATGTAGCCATAGTGCCAACTCCTGCTTATCCTATCCATACTCAAGCTTTCATCATCGCTGGGGGCAATGTTACAAAAATGGGCTTAGAGTATAATGACAAATTCGAGCTTGATGAAAACGCTTTTTTTGAAACACTTAGCAAAACGCTTAATGAAAGCATTCCAAGGGCTAAATTTGTAGTCGTAAATTTCCCTCACAACCCTACCACCATAACGGCTGAAAAAAGCTTTTATGAAAGGCTTGTTGCCTTGGCTAAAAAAGAAAGATTTTATATCATCAGCGATATAGCTTACGCAGATCTTACTTTTGAGGACTATAAAACGCCTTCTATCTTGGAGATCGAGGGTGCAAAAGATGTAGCTGTGGAAACTTACACCCTTTCAAAGTCTTATAATATGGCTGGCTGGCGTGTGGGCTTTGTCGCTGGTAACAAAAGGTTAGTGGCAGCTTTGAAAAAGATAAAATCATGGTTTGACTATGGCATGTATACGCCTATACAAGTAGCAGCGACCATAGCCTTAGACGGACCTCAAGAATGCGTTGAGGACATAAGAAGCACCTATGCTAAAAGGCTTGATGTCTTGCTTGATGCCTTTGATAATGCTGGTTGGAGCTTAAAAAAGCCTCGTGCAAGCATGTTTGTATGGGCAAAGCTCCCACCAAGCAAAATGCACCTTAAAAGCCTTGAGTTTTCAAAACAGCTTTTACAAAAGGCAAGTGTGGCAGTAAGTCCCGGACTTGGCTTTGGCGAGGCTGGCGATGAGTATGTAAGAATAGCTCTAATAGAAAATGAAAACCGCATCCGCCAAGCTGCTAGAAATATCAAGAAGTATTTGAAAGAATAA
- the trxB gene encoding thioredoxin-disulfide reductase gives MLDLAIIGGGPAGLSAGLYATRGGLKNVVMFEKGMPGGQITSSSEIENYPGVAKVMDGISFMEPWNEQCMRFGLKHEMIGVERVSKNADGSFTILLEGGKTEQAKAVIVCTGSAPKRAGFKGEDEFFGKGVSTCATCDGFFYKNKEVAVLGGGDTALEEAQYLANICSKVYLIHRRDEFRAAPSTVEKAKKNEKIEFITNASIDEVYGDNSGVCGVKVKLKDGSIRDLKVPGIFTFVGLNVRNEILKQENGSFLCDMQEGGQVSVNLKMQTNVAGLFAAGDLRQDAPKQVICAAGDGAVAALSAMAYIESLH, from the coding sequence ATGTTAGATTTAGCGATTATTGGCGGAGGTCCTGCTGGACTTAGTGCTGGACTTTATGCTACAAGAGGCGGACTTAAAAATGTCGTGATGTTTGAAAAGGGAATGCCCGGTGGGCAAATCACTTCAAGTTCTGAAATAGAAAATTATCCGGGCGTAGCAAAAGTTATGGACGGAATTTCTTTTATGGAGCCTTGGAATGAACAATGTATGCGTTTTGGCTTAAAACATGAAATGATAGGTGTTGAAAGGGTAAGCAAAAATGCTGATGGAAGCTTTACTATCTTGCTTGAGGGCGGAAAAACTGAGCAGGCTAAGGCTGTGATCGTTTGCACCGGCTCAGCACCTAAAAGAGCAGGATTTAAGGGAGAAGATGAGTTTTTTGGCAAAGGCGTAAGCACTTGTGCAACTTGTGATGGCTTTTTTTACAAAAATAAAGAAGTAGCTGTTTTAGGCGGTGGCGATACGGCTCTTGAAGAAGCACAATACCTTGCAAATATTTGTTCAAAAGTTTATCTTATCCATAGAAGAGATGAGTTTCGTGCAGCTCCAAGCACCGTTGAAAAAGCAAAGAAAAACGAAAAGATTGAATTTATCACAAATGCAAGTATTGATGAGGTGTATGGCGATAACAGCGGCGTTTGTGGTGTAAAAGTTAAGCTAAAAGATGGCTCTATAAGAGATCTTAAGGTTCCGGGAATTTTTACCTTTGTGGGACTTAATGTGCGTAATGAAATTTTAAAGCAAGAAAATGGAAGCTTTCTTTGCGATATGCAAGAGGGCGGACAAGTTAGCGTAAATCTTAAAATGCAAACAAATGTCGCAGGGCTTTTTGCAGCTGGCGATCTTAGACAAGATGCGCCAAAACAAGTCATTTGTGCAGCAGGAGACGGTGCTGTAGCCGCACTTAGTGCTATGGCTTATATAGAAAGCTTGCATTGA
- a CDS encoding alkylphosphonate utilization protein translates to MAKDSNGTELKNGDSVSVVKDLKVKGASTTLKRGTTIKNIKLTSKDSEIEARVDKFGTLVLKTEFLKKI, encoded by the coding sequence ATGGCAAAAGATTCAAATGGAACAGAGCTTAAAAACGGCGATAGCGTAAGCGTTGTTAAAGATCTTAAGGTAAAGGGTGCAAGCACGACGCTAAAAAGAGGAACAACGATCAAAAATATCAAGCTCACTTCTAAAGATAGTGAGATAGAAGCAAGGGTTGATAAATTTGGTACTCTTGTTTTGAAAACTGAATTTTTAAAAAAGATCTGA
- a CDS encoding tetratricopeptide repeat protein, which yields MDFFFVEYRDPVVGLIVLIALILFVALGHYFYKMFAIKDEAKNINNFIKQFEINNAHKDLLRASSLSLNNLIFLATVFTKSGEFEKATQIYLIALEKTKDKDEQELLFYDLAQVYFKAGFLQRSVEVLLNALKIRPRNEKSLKLLRIVYLRLKQYKEVLEVLECLFELGFDVEDEKNFAKALMIKEGKKSEQEKLDESLKLDLKYEILKRFIFENYKFDIFVRFDLIVDLLYRRKEAIFINDQNYYELFCALHLTKENKALVFKNSKLKMLKILKDNNFKARLSFSYMCKECKNQMPIFFYHCPICYEFNKCQIFYELRDDEKN from the coding sequence ATGGATTTTTTCTTTGTAGAATACCGCGATCCTGTCGTAGGACTCATCGTACTGATAGCCTTGATTTTGTTTGTGGCTTTGGGACATTATTTTTATAAAATGTTTGCGATTAAAGATGAGGCTAAAAATATCAACAATTTCATCAAACAATTTGAGATCAACAACGCCCACAAAGATCTTTTAAGAGCAAGTAGCCTTAGTCTTAACAATCTCATCTTTTTAGCCACTGTTTTTACCAAAAGTGGGGAATTTGAAAAAGCAACGCAAATTTACCTCATCGCCTTAGAAAAAACTAAGGATAAAGACGAACAAGAGCTTTTGTTTTACGATCTTGCGCAGGTTTATTTTAAGGCTGGTTTTTTGCAAAGAAGCGTTGAGGTCTTGCTCAATGCCCTTAAAATCCGTCCTCGCAATGAAAAGTCCTTAAAACTTCTTCGCATAGTCTATCTTAGACTTAAACAATACAAGGAAGTTTTAGAGGTTTTAGAATGCTTATTTGAGCTTGGTTTTGATGTGGAAGATGAAAAAAACTTCGCTAAAGCCTTGATGATCAAAGAGGGTAAAAAAAGCGAGCAAGAAAAGCTTGATGAGAGCTTGAAGCTTGATTTGAAATATGAAATTTTAAAACGATTTATTTTTGAAAATTATAAATTTGATATCTTTGTTCGGTTTGATCTCATCGTGGATTTGCTTTACAGAAGAAAGGAAGCGATTTTTATAAATGATCAAAACTACTATGAGCTTTTTTGCGCTCTTCATCTAACAAAAGAAAATAAAGCCCTTGTATTTAAAAACTCAAAACTTAAAATGCTTAAAATTTTAAAAGATAATAATTTCAAAGCAAGGCTAAGTTTTTCTTATATGTGCAAGGAGTGCAAAAATCAAATGCCTATCTTTTTTTATCACTGCCCAATTTGCTATGAATTTAACAAATGTCAAATTTTTTATGAGTTAAGAGATGATGAAAAAAATTGA